A region of Streptomyces sp. NBC_01267 DNA encodes the following proteins:
- a CDS encoding GNAT family N-acetyltransferase, which produces MAWTFTHDLDAFLTIAAPSASDRPAENTLVLSITAALHRHGPHFYGDEPPLFGWWRSPDDVVDGTVVWTPPHAVQVGAVPDEAVAPLAEAFGELGVFGELGVTAVNAMRSVADALTSGWPDRVTTGEQRLYRLAELILPSPAPPGRARVATAGDRGLLVEWYRAFGRETGQPVDRVESTVDDRLSYGGLTLWESGGVPVSLAGATRPGAGTVRVAPVYTPPELRGRGYGAAVTAHLSGAARDAGAGEVLLFTDLANPTSNGLYQRIGYRPVADRVVVARALSRV; this is translated from the coding sequence ATGGCCTGGACCTTCACGCACGACCTCGACGCCTTCCTGACCATCGCGGCACCCTCGGCCTCCGACCGGCCTGCCGAAAACACCCTTGTGCTCAGCATCACCGCCGCTCTGCACCGCCACGGCCCGCACTTCTACGGCGACGAACCGCCGCTCTTCGGCTGGTGGCGATCCCCCGACGACGTGGTGGACGGCACCGTGGTGTGGACTCCACCGCATGCCGTACAGGTCGGGGCGGTCCCCGACGAGGCCGTCGCGCCGCTCGCCGAGGCGTTCGGGGAGCTGGGGGTGTTCGGCGAGCTGGGGGTGACGGCCGTCAATGCGATGCGGTCCGTCGCCGATGCGCTCACCTCGGGCTGGCCGGACCGGGTCACCACCGGCGAGCAACGGCTGTACCGGCTGGCGGAGTTGATCCTGCCGTCGCCCGCCCCGCCGGGCCGGGCCCGTGTCGCCACGGCCGGTGACCGGGGACTGTTGGTCGAGTGGTACCGCGCCTTCGGCCGGGAAACCGGTCAGCCGGTGGACCGGGTGGAGAGCACGGTGGACGACCGGCTCTCGTACGGCGGGCTGACCCTCTGGGAGTCCGGGGGCGTCCCCGTGTCGCTGGCCGGGGCGACCCGCCCCGGCGCGGGCACGGTCCGGGTCGCCCCCGTGTACACCCCGCCGGAGCTGCGCGGTCGCGGCTACGGGGCAGCGGTCACCGCGCACCTCAGCGGCGCGGCCCGGGACGCAGGCGCGGGTGAGGTGCTGCTCTTCACCGATCTGGCCAACCCGACCAGCAACGGCCTGTATCAGCGCATCGGTTACCGGCCGGTGGCCGACCGTGTCGTCGTCGCCAGGGCGCTCAGCCGAGTCTGA
- a CDS encoding AMP-binding protein, with protein MELKTSAHVDTFPREQLPPADQWPELLLDSPELSDPPCPDRLNCATELLDRTIERFGADRPVFRTGDGELWTYGELQAEVGRIAHVLTSDLGVVPGNRVLLRGPTTPRLAACWLAVLKAGAVAVTVLATQRAHELATMCDIARISHALCDIRSVGDLEKAEVPGLRITTYGGDGPEDLLRLAATRPAVYPAVETSSDDVALIAFTSGTTGRPKGCMHFHRDVLAVADTFSRHVLEPRPDDVFAGSPPLGFTFGLGGLVIFPMRAGASALLLEQSGPRQLLPALAEHRVSVLFTAPTAYRTMLDRLGPAGDAYDISALRRCVSAGENLPAATWRAWHERTGLRIINGIGATELLHIFVSAADEAIRPGTTGVAVPGWQARVVDRSGRPVADGEPGLLAVRGPVGCRYLSDERQSEYVRDGWNLTGDTYVRDPDGYFRYVARADDMIISAGYNIAGPEVEDALLRHPDVLEAAVVGRPDARRGQVVVAYAVLRDGAVRDAGALREFVKSELAPHKCPREVVFLDALPRTATGKLQRFRLRE; from the coding sequence ATGGAGCTGAAGACCTCAGCGCACGTCGACACCTTTCCCCGCGAACAGCTGCCGCCCGCCGATCAGTGGCCGGAGCTGCTCCTCGACTCTCCGGAGCTGTCCGACCCGCCCTGCCCGGACCGGCTCAACTGCGCCACGGAACTGCTCGACCGGACCATCGAGCGCTTCGGCGCCGACCGCCCCGTCTTCCGCACCGGGGACGGCGAGCTGTGGACGTACGGGGAACTCCAGGCCGAGGTCGGGCGTATCGCGCATGTCCTCACCTCGGACCTCGGGGTCGTGCCGGGCAACCGGGTGCTGCTGCGCGGACCCACCACGCCGCGTCTCGCCGCCTGCTGGCTCGCGGTGCTGAAGGCGGGCGCGGTGGCGGTGACGGTGCTGGCCACCCAGCGGGCGCACGAGCTGGCCACGATGTGCGACATCGCCCGCATCAGCCATGCGCTGTGCGACATCCGGTCCGTGGGCGATCTGGAGAAGGCGGAGGTTCCGGGGCTGCGGATCACCACGTACGGCGGTGACGGCCCGGAGGATCTGCTGCGGCTGGCCGCCACCAGACCGGCGGTGTATCCGGCCGTCGAGACCTCGTCGGACGATGTCGCGCTGATCGCGTTCACCTCGGGAACGACGGGGCGGCCCAAGGGCTGTATGCACTTCCACCGTGACGTCCTGGCCGTCGCGGACACGTTCTCCCGGCACGTCCTGGAACCCCGCCCCGACGACGTCTTCGCGGGCAGCCCGCCGCTCGGCTTCACCTTCGGCCTGGGCGGTCTGGTGATCTTCCCGATGCGGGCGGGGGCTTCGGCACTGCTGCTCGAACAGTCCGGCCCCCGGCAGCTGCTGCCCGCGCTCGCCGAGCACCGGGTGTCGGTGCTGTTCACCGCGCCGACCGCGTACCGCACGATGCTGGACCGGCTGGGACCTGCCGGGGACGCGTACGACATCTCCGCCCTGCGGCGCTGTGTCTCGGCCGGTGAGAACCTTCCCGCGGCGACCTGGCGCGCCTGGCACGAACGGACCGGGCTGCGGATCATCAACGGCATCGGCGCGACGGAGCTGTTGCACATCTTCGTCTCGGCTGCGGACGAGGCGATCCGTCCGGGGACCACGGGGGTGGCGGTTCCCGGCTGGCAGGCCCGGGTGGTGGACCGGTCGGGGCGGCCGGTCGCCGACGGTGAGCCGGGGCTGCTCGCGGTCCGCGGCCCGGTGGGCTGCCGCTATCTCTCCGACGAGCGGCAGTCGGAGTACGTCAGGGACGGCTGGAACCTGACCGGCGACACCTATGTGCGGGATCCGGACGGCTACTTCCGCTACGTGGCCCGCGCCGACGACATGATCATTTCTGCCGGGTACAACATCGCGGGCCCCGAGGTCGAGGACGCGCTGCTGCGGCATCCCGACGTCCTGGAGGCGGCGGTGGTCGGGCGGCCGGACGCACGGCGGGGACAGGTGGTGGTGGCGTACGCGGTGCTGCGGGACGGCGCGGTACGGGACGCCGGGGCGCTGCGCGAGTTCGTGAAGTCCGAGCTGGCTCCGCACAAGTGCCCCCGGGAGGTGGTGTTCCTGGACGCGCTGCCACGGACCGCGACGGGGAAACTCCAGAGGTTCCGGCTGCGGGAGTGA